The genomic stretch TGAACATTGGTAAATGATTAAAACTATGACATATTATGTTAGTTTAGACTACttcctaaaaaaaaaacacagtttgcAGAGTAATCCATTGATCCCTCAATAATTGTCACACTAGTTTAAGAaaagaatataaataaaattatttgatataTGCCAATACTTGTAATAGTAACCAATGCTAATCAAAACTAATTGAAAAAATGAGTGCAAAAGCCAAAAAGTGTACACACATAAATATCATCAATAAGAAGGTAAAGACAAAAAAATCATGCTGATAAATTTTACAAGAGATATGCAAATAACGAGTGAAGTACCTCGGCCCACGATGGCTTCAATTCAGTAGCTCCTGCCATGTAGAGAAAATCAATCATCATATTCAAAGTAAAAAAAACACCAAATTGAATTCTACAACAAACATCAGAAGCACTAACAAATCAATTCTGACATTGGCACAAATCAGATATACTTCATTACCATAATTAAGTTCATCACAACTAATTATATGGTTCATATAGGAAAGAAGACAAGCTCTTcttaaaagttaaaacaaattACTTCAGTAAACTCAAATTACCCTTCAAAACCGGTTCATTTGTTGTCCTTAGTTTAGTAAAAtgactttctttttttttaacatttcaatCAACATCAaataaacaagctaagaagagtaTAATAGCAGCGCATACGCACGAGTTGCGGCCTTCAACGCAGTCCAAGATTCTCCAATTTCCAGTAAAACTTGTGCCTTTTGTTCATGCAAAGCTGGAACATCAGGTGCCAACGTAATAGCAGCTTCCCATTTACCCAGTGCTTCCCTATACTTCCCCTCCTGCAACAAACATGCGAAAAACAATATTCTAATCGGGAGAACACCATTAGGGTTTCAGAATCGCATGCAGATTTCAGTAACCTaacaaaaagaagagaagagaataaTATACCATAGCAAGGTTGTCTCCTTGAGATTGAAATTGCAGAGCTAATTGTGTTGATTGATCGGAATTGGGAGAACGTAGTGTTGTTGGTGCATCAGAATCATCTTGGGTAGTGTGTGAATTGGGTTGGTCGTTGTCGTGTTCAAAGGGAAGGTTGGTGAAGTGTGATAAAGgtttcttcttcttgttcttccAGGTTACTTTCATTTCCACCGCCTCTTCGAACTTCAACCACCGCAACCTCCGTCACTCTTCTCTTCTTCGGTGTCACTCGTGGTCGTGGCTATGGTATTAACAAGACaaaaaaaaccaaaagaaaatTATTAAGGGGgtggattatatatatatatatatatatatatatatatatatatatatatatatatatatatatatatatatatatatatatatatatatatatatatatatatatatatatatatatatatatatatatatatatatatatataggggacgactcaagtgagaacacttggttattatgagaaatgagaacaatgaatcatgatcattaaattttgattttgttgattttaatggactggattgatttctctctctatgttttaattaaattaaatattaaggatcatagaaagatcCAATCATGTCCATTAAAATCCACAAAATcgaaatttaatggtcgtgattcattgttctcatttctcataataaccaagtgttctcacttgagtcgtcccatatatatatatatatatatatatatatatatatatatatatatatatatatatatatatatatatatatatatatatatatatatatatatatatatgaggaaggTTATATTTAAtacaggagtaagttattataacttactccaaatctacaTCATTGATCATTCtcaatttaatggttaaaaataataagtaatagttttctctctccacatttaattacttattatttttaaccactagattgaaaagaatcaatggtctagatttggagtaagttataataacttactcctggagtaaatatattccaagagtaagttatcaacacttactccCCATCTTGactattaattattttcaatctaatggttaaaattaatgagtaattaAATACGGAGACAGAAAatcaatactcattaattttaaccattagattgagaagaattaatggtcaagatggggagtaagtgttgataacttactcttgtaGTAAATATAACTCTCCTCGTAAATCATATATCATAATCATAAATTTTAATAAGTCTAGCTATAATAaagataattaaaatcaaattgaaCATAGACAGTTGTAGCGGCCTTTTGCAAGAGCAATAAGCAATGTAATATTTCTTCTATTTTAAAATGAGTGTGATTTTAGTAAATAAAATGAGAATATCCCAATCTATTTCTTGATACTCTTAGGTATTTAACGCAGTTCTATTTATGACTTCTGATTTCGGAACTAAATTTACAGAACTTGTTAGCGCCAGAATATTTCGTAGATATATTTACAGAACATTCTGCTATACTTTGAATCAACATGATCActcccattgtttcttttcttcttcaacactcacATTCATCAACCTAAAAAACCTTATATCACcaatatcatttttcattctaAAGCTTCAACTATTTGGTCCAACAAATCAAAAGGAGCAAGAGAAAATTGAATTCAACTTTGTCCATTACATTGCTCACATTAATCGtcaattttttgtaaaaaaaaaaaaagtaacgtTACTTTCGTAGATACAGCTCCGaaacgtgttgaagatgaacgTGTTTCATCGG from Vicia villosa cultivar HV-30 ecotype Madison, WI linkage group LG4, Vvil1.0, whole genome shotgun sequence encodes the following:
- the LOC131600340 gene encoding uncharacterized protein LOC131600340; the encoded protein is MKVTWKNKKKKPLSHFTNLPFEHDNDQPNSHTTQDDSDAPTTLRSPNSDQSTQLALQFQSQGDNLAMEGKYREALGKWEAAITLAPDVPALHEQKAQVLLEIGESWTALKAATRATELKPSWAEAWVTLGRAQLNYGEPDNAIESFDRALALKPDYEEAQDDRKAALRLVKKRKQLHSSGLSDTQNRYTVGDKNESS